In Brevibacillus brevis, a genomic segment contains:
- a CDS encoding carboxymuconolactone decarboxylase family protein: MNRVERSKETYKQLFGDGVPSAYATDPDFQDILSRFIFGEVFYQGQLHHMERELITLVVLTANQSWPQLKAHVNAALNVGLTPVEIKEALYQCAPYLGFPTTLNAIAVANEVFEARNIALPIESQKQVEEENRHEKGLAVQVEIFGDVIANNRASAPSNQKHIQDYLSAFCFGDFYTRSGLALKMRELLTLCMVSSLGGCESQVKAHVQGNLHVGNTKETMIAAITHCLPYIGFPRALNAMACINEIIPEKQEGMF; the protein is encoded by the coding sequence ATGAATCGAGTTGAGCGGAGCAAAGAAACGTACAAACAACTATTTGGTGATGGCGTACCTTCCGCGTATGCGACCGACCCTGATTTTCAGGATATCCTGAGCCGCTTTATTTTCGGGGAAGTTTTCTACCAAGGTCAGCTGCATCATATGGAGCGTGAGCTGATCACTTTGGTCGTGCTCACCGCCAATCAGTCATGGCCCCAGCTAAAAGCGCACGTGAACGCTGCACTGAACGTTGGGCTGACACCGGTAGAGATCAAAGAGGCCCTTTACCAATGCGCACCATACCTTGGATTCCCCACAACGTTGAACGCCATCGCCGTGGCAAATGAGGTTTTCGAAGCGAGGAATATAGCGCTGCCCATTGAAAGTCAAAAGCAGGTTGAAGAAGAAAATCGTCATGAGAAGGGACTTGCCGTACAGGTTGAAATTTTTGGCGATGTCATCGCCAACAATCGGGCGTCTGCTCCCTCTAATCAAAAGCATATCCAGGACTATCTTTCCGCTTTCTGCTTTGGCGATTTTTACACCCGTAGTGGTCTTGCTTTAAAAATGCGCGAGCTGCTCACGCTGTGTATGGTGAGTTCGTTGGGAGGTTGTGAAAGCCAAGTGAAAGCTCATGTACAGGGCAATCTCCATGTGGGAAATACCAAGGAAACCATGATCGCTGCCATCACGCACTGTCTTCCCTACATCGGTTTTCCCAGAGCGCTGAACGCAATGGCTTGCATCAATGAAATCATTCCCGAAAAGCAAGAAGGGATGTTTTGA
- the sigJ gene encoding RNA polymerase sigma factor SigJ, which produces MEELYAQYKALLFTLAYQLTGSAADAEDAVQDVFMKACDVHPERLEEPKAYLCKMVTNHCLNQQKSARKRREMYVGPWLPEPIPTPESDTLETTVVRHDLLSYAMLVLLERLSPTERAVFVLREALGFDYSEIAELLGKQEANCRKLMSRAKSKMGISEEEPVAAEAVEMEWVSRFLTSLEQGNVDDVMSLLTEDVVFVADGGGKAVAFKHPVQTRDHVARVLLDGFKATIYQGRFRFEIAPLNGEAGILIRSGDETVAALCVQLRRGKLCRMYAVRNPEKLARI; this is translated from the coding sequence ATGGAGGAATTGTACGCTCAATATAAAGCGCTGCTGTTCACGCTGGCTTATCAGCTGACAGGATCTGCGGCAGACGCGGAGGATGCGGTGCAGGACGTGTTTATGAAGGCATGCGACGTACATCCTGAACGTTTGGAGGAGCCAAAAGCGTATTTGTGCAAAATGGTAACCAATCACTGCCTCAATCAGCAGAAGTCGGCCCGGAAGAGGCGGGAAATGTACGTCGGTCCATGGCTCCCTGAACCGATTCCGACGCCTGAATCGGATACGCTCGAGACGACAGTCGTCCGTCACGATCTGCTGTCTTACGCCATGCTCGTTCTGTTGGAAAGGCTATCGCCGACAGAGCGGGCGGTTTTCGTCCTGCGTGAGGCGCTGGGTTTCGATTATTCCGAAATCGCCGAACTGCTCGGCAAGCAAGAGGCAAATTGCCGCAAGCTGATGAGCCGCGCAAAAAGCAAGATGGGAATATCCGAGGAGGAGCCAGTCGCTGCCGAAGCGGTCGAAATGGAATGGGTCAGCCGGTTCCTCACATCCCTCGAGCAAGGGAATGTCGATGATGTGATGTCTTTGTTGACTGAGGATGTCGTGTTCGTGGCCGACGGTGGCGGAAAAGCAGTTGCATTCAAACATCCGGTACAAACACGCGATCACGTGGCCCGAGTCCTGCTCGACGGGTTCAAAGCGACCATTTACCAGGGAAGATTTCGCTTTGAAATTGCCCCATTGAACGGCGAGGCCGGTATCCTCATCCGTTCGGGGGACGAAACCGTGGCCGCCTTATGTGTACAGCTTCGACGCGGCAAGCTTTGCCGAATGTACGCCGTACGAAACCCGGAAAAGCTTGCCCGGATATAG
- a CDS encoding LytTR family DNA-binding domain-containing protein: protein MTIRIMIAEDERLAREELIYLLQQEGDVELIATATNGRELMELVEQNEPDVVFLDVKMPELEGTQAARMLAARRHQPLIVFCTAYEEYAVDAFKLYAVDYLLKPFEPKRLQETLQRVRERLAKTKGEQTQTAPAKRSKLLVEENHRLVVIDPATIVYAVREERFVQIHTQTEAYTTRMTLAQLEEKLQAYDFFRTHKSYLVNLQYISELTPWFNGAYNLVLKGDPSIRIPVSRTAAKDLLRKLEE, encoded by the coding sequence ATGACCATTCGCATAATGATTGCGGAAGATGAACGACTCGCTCGGGAAGAGCTCATTTATTTGCTCCAGCAGGAAGGAGATGTCGAGCTGATCGCCACAGCCACGAACGGACGTGAATTGATGGAGCTGGTGGAGCAAAACGAACCCGACGTGGTATTTCTCGACGTGAAAATGCCTGAGCTGGAAGGCACGCAGGCTGCACGGATGCTCGCTGCGCGCAGGCACCAGCCGCTCATCGTCTTCTGCACCGCGTACGAGGAATACGCGGTGGACGCCTTCAAACTGTATGCGGTCGATTATTTGCTCAAGCCATTTGAGCCGAAAAGGCTGCAGGAGACGCTGCAGCGTGTGCGGGAGAGGCTGGCGAAGACGAAGGGGGAGCAGACCCAGACCGCGCCGGCAAAGCGCTCCAAGCTGCTGGTGGAGGAGAACCACCGGCTCGTCGTAATCGATCCGGCAACGATCGTGTACGCGGTGCGGGAAGAGCGGTTCGTGCAAATCCATACGCAGACAGAGGCGTACACGACCCGGATGACGCTCGCACAGCTCGAGGAAAAGCTGCAGGCGTACGACTTTTTTCGGACGCACAAAAGCTATCTGGTGAATCTGCAGTACATCAGCGAGCTTACCCCTTGGTTCAATGGAGCCTACAACCTGGTGTTGAAAGGCGATCCGAGCATCCGTATCCCCGTCTCCCGGACGGCGGCGAAAGACCTCTTGCGGAAACTGGAAGAGTGA
- a CDS encoding VOC family protein has product MIVTSLFVQDQDKALEFYSEKLGFVKKEDVPVGEYRWITLVSPDDQEGTELLLEPNNHPAAKEYQQKIFAEGIPATMFGVADIRNEYHRLLEKGVKFTMEPTKMGDVTIAVFDDTCGNLIQIVQK; this is encoded by the coding sequence ATCATTGTGACCAGTTTATTCGTACAAGATCAAGACAAGGCACTGGAGTTTTACTCAGAAAAGCTGGGGTTTGTAAAAAAAGAAGACGTCCCCGTCGGAGAATATAGGTGGATTACACTTGTCTCTCCCGATGATCAGGAGGGTACCGAGCTTTTGCTCGAACCCAATAACCATCCTGCCGCAAAGGAGTATCAACAAAAGATATTTGCCGAGGGGATCCCAGCAACCATGTTTGGCGTTGCGGATATTCGAAACGAGTACCATCGATTACTGGAAAAAGGAGTAAAGTTTACGATGGAACCGACAAAAATGGGCGACGTCACAATTGCGGTCTTCGACGATACATGCGGCAACCTTATTCAGATCGTGCAGAAGTAG
- a CDS encoding cation acetate symporter → MLMTTIIFFLAVIIGTMAITYSAAKQTGTTREFYAAGNRLTGLQNGIAIAGDYMSAASFLGIAGTIALYGFDGFVYAIGFFVSYLIILFIIAEPLHNLGRYTLADAIAVRFGSLWLRGVVAFTTLSITIFYMLAQLVGAGALIHYLLGVDYSKAVLVVGSLMTFYVVFGGMVATSWVQIIKAILLLTGTLILSLIVFSRFHWNPSAMFEHVSMITPLKEQFLQPGNHLNEPLETISLHLALILGTAGLPHIISRLFTVKDAVTTRYSIYTATWVIGAFYLMTIFLGFGASAFVGYEALQRVGFGGNLTVTLLANELGGEFLMAYIAAVAFATILAVVTGLVLSASSAFAHDVYSHLIRKGMASEREQVRVAKFSSVAVGLISIWLAIGAEKMNVAILVGLTFAVAASSNLPLLLCTLYWRRFTVEGAIAGVLTGLISSVVLVVTGPAVMDPEHGLILHTPIFPLTNPGLVSIPLGFLGAWIGTICSRPRPDADAQYERVIFQALTGIRPGMASKMEKDSA, encoded by the coding sequence ATGCTGATGACAACCATCATCTTTTTTCTGGCCGTGATCATTGGGACCATGGCCATTACCTATTCAGCCGCGAAGCAAACGGGTACGACGCGAGAATTTTACGCGGCGGGGAATCGGCTGACCGGTCTCCAAAACGGCATCGCCATCGCGGGGGACTATATGAGCGCCGCTTCTTTTCTCGGGATCGCAGGGACGATCGCGCTATACGGGTTTGACGGGTTTGTGTATGCGATTGGATTTTTTGTCTCTTACTTGATTATTTTGTTCATCATCGCGGAGCCTCTTCACAATCTGGGGCGGTACACCCTCGCCGATGCCATCGCCGTCCGGTTCGGCAGCTTGTGGCTGCGCGGTGTCGTCGCTTTTACCACGCTGTCGATCACGATCTTTTACATGCTGGCCCAGCTCGTTGGAGCGGGAGCGCTGATTCATTACCTGCTAGGGGTGGATTACAGCAAGGCAGTTCTCGTCGTCGGGAGCTTGATGACGTTTTACGTGGTGTTCGGAGGGATGGTGGCCACCTCCTGGGTGCAAATCATTAAGGCCATTTTGCTGTTGACCGGAACGCTGATTCTCAGCCTGATCGTTTTTTCCCGCTTTCACTGGAATCCTTCCGCGATGTTTGAGCATGTAAGCATGATTACTCCGCTCAAAGAGCAATTTTTGCAGCCCGGCAATCATTTGAACGAGCCGCTGGAGACGATTTCCTTGCATTTGGCGCTCATTTTGGGCACGGCGGGCCTGCCGCACATCATCTCCCGCTTGTTTACGGTCAAAGATGCCGTCACGACACGCTATTCCATCTACACAGCCACCTGGGTCATCGGCGCCTTTTACCTGATGACGATTTTCCTCGGGTTTGGAGCCAGCGCGTTCGTAGGCTATGAGGCGCTTCAGCGGGTCGGCTTCGGGGGCAACCTGACGGTGACGCTTCTCGCCAACGAGCTCGGCGGAGAGTTTCTGATGGCATACATCGCCGCGGTCGCCTTTGCGACGATACTCGCTGTGGTCACCGGTCTTGTGCTTTCTGCTTCGTCCGCCTTTGCTCATGACGTGTACAGCCATCTGATCCGGAAGGGCATGGCTTCGGAAAGGGAGCAGGTCCGCGTCGCCAAGTTTTCCTCGGTTGCGGTCGGCCTCATTTCGATCTGGCTGGCGATTGGCGCGGAAAAAATGAATGTCGCCATCCTGGTCGGGTTGACCTTTGCCGTGGCAGCTTCTTCCAACTTGCCCCTGCTCCTGTGCACGTTGTACTGGCGCAGGTTTACAGTCGAGGGCGCTATCGCCGGAGTGCTGACAGGCTTGATCTCGTCTGTCGTGCTAGTAGTGACCGGACCGGCTGTCATGGATCCGGAGCATGGTCTGATTCTGCACACCCCCATTTTTCCGCTGACCAATCCCGGATTGGTTTCCATTCCTCTCGGTTTTTTAGGTGCGTGGATCGGTACGATCTGCAGCAGGCCTCGCCCCGACGCGGACGCTCAGTACGAGCGTGTGATCTTTCAAGCGCTTACAGGCATTCGCCCCGGGATGGCCTCTAAAATGGAGAAAGATAGTGCATAA
- a CDS encoding FAD-dependent oxidoreductase encodes MNELTCVIIGGGHAGLHAFKAIKDKTRGMANGRRIRFVLFDKQPGHVRKVLLFRPAVSGEEIVVPWTRWSSEGIEFVQGAVTSIDSAEKQIRYTDGEGNEARAHYDLLVVAVGSIVRRPDPAQGGIALTDPQAAADIRERWLANLQKAARETSPEERKRLLTGVVAGAGISGIETSAELALAMREEASALGLNPSDISVYLLNAQERLFPEAPEKVSRKLEITLKECGVTVLHNRKAMREDAGAVTLTNSESLAVGLCVWTIGLIPNPALRSMGLPLTPEGQVLVDECYRVQGAPGVYSIGDCARIVDPRTGKADLMRCGDGVLQADRLGKIVMADLEGRPAPVHKSVPLDFFCIGLGENRGLVWGRKWGLTMMITGKPAWKFRNLAWDAGSMLR; translated from the coding sequence ATGAACGAATTGACATGCGTCATCATCGGAGGCGGCCATGCAGGGCTTCATGCGTTCAAAGCGATAAAAGATAAGACTCGGGGTATGGCAAACGGAAGGCGGATTCGGTTTGTTCTGTTCGACAAGCAGCCTGGTCATGTGCGCAAAGTGCTGTTGTTCCGTCCGGCTGTCAGCGGGGAAGAGATCGTGGTTCCCTGGACGCGTTGGTCTTCAGAAGGAATCGAATTCGTGCAAGGTGCGGTGACTTCTATCGATAGCGCGGAAAAACAGATTCGATATACGGATGGGGAAGGAAATGAAGCCAGAGCTCATTATGACCTTTTAGTTGTGGCGGTCGGCAGCATCGTTCGGCGGCCGGATCCCGCTCAGGGCGGTATCGCCTTGACCGACCCCCAAGCCGCGGCGGATATCCGGGAGCGCTGGCTCGCCAACCTGCAAAAGGCTGCACGAGAAACGAGTCCTGAAGAACGCAAGCGCTTGTTGACCGGTGTGGTTGCGGGAGCGGGCATCAGCGGAATCGAGACGTCCGCCGAACTGGCGCTCGCGATGCGGGAGGAAGCCTCCGCGCTCGGGCTGAATCCATCTGATATCTCCGTCTATTTGCTGAATGCGCAGGAGCGGCTGTTTCCGGAAGCTCCGGAGAAAGTGAGTCGGAAGCTGGAAATAACGCTCAAAGAATGTGGAGTGACAGTGCTGCACAATCGCAAGGCGATGCGGGAGGATGCAGGCGCGGTGACGCTCACCAATAGCGAAAGTCTGGCGGTTGGCCTTTGTGTATGGACGATTGGACTGATACCGAACCCGGCCCTGCGCAGCATGGGCTTGCCTCTTACTCCTGAAGGCCAGGTGCTGGTGGATGAATGCTATCGCGTCCAGGGGGCGCCGGGCGTATACAGCATCGGGGACTGCGCGAGAATCGTCGATCCGAGGACCGGCAAGGCGGATCTGATGAGGTGTGGAGATGGTGTACTTCAGGCGGATCGGCTGGGGAAAATTGTGATGGCCGATCTGGAGGGCCGCCCCGCACCGGTTCACAAATCGGTACCGCTGGATTTTTTCTGCATCGGCCTGGGTGAAAATCGCGGATTGGTGTGGGGACGCAAATGGGGGCTTACGATGATGATAACGGGAAAGCCCGCCTGGAAATTCAGGAATCTGGCGTGGGATGCAGGAAGCATGCTACGATAG
- a CDS encoding ABC transporter substrate-binding protein produces MRRKIKTWVGMLLACLLLTAGCGSSNAGQAGKPSNRLTVYTAFPEQEVIPYIEAFRKETGIDVKFVRLSAGETLVRLQAEKNAPQASVWYGGPSDTFHAAAQEGLLEKYQPKEAAQLPKRFTDPQGYWSPVYVGALGFAVNEEWLKKKGLSAPESWDDLLKPEYADNVVMAHPGASGTAYTVLATLVQMMGEEKAFAYLKKLDAHMRQYTKSGSAPAKQAGLGETGVGISFAHDILAPKSEGYPLLLTFPKEGTGYEIGAVALIKNGPADELENAKKFIDWTAGLESQNLYAKTKTFRLPVRPDAEVPEGAVTFDKIKLADYDAVWAGEHRKELVKKFETEVRGQSGVK; encoded by the coding sequence ATGCGACGCAAAATCAAGACATGGGTTGGCATGCTGCTGGCATGCTTGCTGCTCACGGCGGGGTGCGGGTCCTCGAACGCCGGGCAGGCCGGGAAACCATCGAACAGGCTGACCGTTTACACGGCTTTTCCGGAACAGGAAGTGATCCCGTACATCGAAGCTTTCCGCAAAGAAACAGGCATCGACGTCAAATTCGTTCGTTTGTCCGCAGGGGAGACACTTGTCAGGCTCCAGGCGGAAAAAAATGCGCCGCAGGCCAGCGTCTGGTACGGCGGACCGTCTGATACGTTCCATGCGGCTGCACAGGAAGGCCTGCTGGAAAAGTATCAGCCGAAGGAAGCCGCGCAGCTCCCCAAACGTTTTACCGACCCACAGGGGTACTGGTCGCCCGTGTACGTAGGCGCGCTCGGTTTTGCAGTAAATGAGGAATGGCTGAAGAAAAAAGGTCTATCGGCACCGGAAAGCTGGGACGATCTGCTGAAGCCGGAGTATGCCGATAACGTGGTCATGGCGCACCCAGGTGCCTCGGGGACTGCCTATACCGTGCTGGCCACCCTGGTGCAGATGATGGGTGAGGAGAAGGCATTCGCGTACTTGAAAAAGCTTGACGCCCACATGCGCCAGTACACGAAATCCGGAAGTGCCCCGGCGAAACAAGCAGGGCTGGGCGAAACCGGCGTCGGCATTTCCTTCGCCCATGACATCCTCGCACCGAAAAGCGAAGGCTATCCGCTTCTGCTCACGTTCCCCAAAGAAGGAACCGGGTATGAAATCGGCGCGGTGGCGCTGATCAAAAACGGTCCCGCGGATGAATTGGAAAATGCCAAGAAGTTCATCGATTGGACTGCGGGTCTCGAATCGCAAAATTTGTACGCCAAAACGAAAACGTTCCGTCTGCCTGTCCGCCCCGACGCGGAAGTTCCGGAGGGGGCGGTCACCTTCGACAAGATCAAGCTGGCCGATTACGACGCAGTCTGGGCCGGAGAACACCGGAAGGAGCTGGTGAAAAAGTTCGAGACCGAAGTCAGGGGGCAGTCGGGAGTCAAATAA
- a CDS encoding TetR/AcrR family transcriptional regulator, whose translation MAKVDRRILKSQEAIKKALLELMSEKNLDDITIQEIADRANVNRATVYLHYMDKFDLLDKIIEEHMNKLRELCRSASDLTFQEGNYVWFDYFEKNFLFFSTMLTTKSAATFRSRFLELVVQEYKVEVDVTNGKNQGIREDVLLQFFGAAVVGAVEWWILNGMPVPSRLMAEQTGRLLDRNL comes from the coding sequence ATGGCGAAAGTGGACAGAAGAATTCTCAAATCTCAGGAAGCGATTAAAAAAGCGTTACTTGAACTCATGTCCGAAAAAAATCTGGATGACATTACCATTCAGGAAATTGCCGACAGGGCAAATGTGAACCGGGCAACCGTCTACCTTCACTACATGGATAAATTTGATCTGCTGGACAAGATCATCGAAGAACACATGAACAAACTCCGGGAACTTTGCCGCTCGGCATCTGATCTCACTTTTCAAGAAGGTAATTACGTGTGGTTCGACTACTTTGAGAAAAACTTTTTATTTTTCTCCACCATGTTAACCACGAAAAGTGCCGCTACTTTTCGTAGTCGGTTTCTTGAGTTAGTCGTCCAAGAGTATAAAGTGGAAGTGGATGTAACCAATGGGAAAAATCAAGGAATACGTGAGGATGTTCTTCTCCAATTTTTTGGGGCTGCTGTCGTAGGGGCGGTAGAATGGTGGATCTTGAATGGCATGCCTGTTCCATCTCGGTTGATGGCAGAACAAACGGGGAGGTTGTTAGACAGAAATCTGTAA
- a CDS encoding cation acetate symporter translates to MNVTAFLLFLAIVVLTLVITYYASKKTNTTSEFYTAGGGLTGWQNGLAIAGDYMSAASFLGIAGMIALNGFDGFFYSIGFLVAYLVVLYLVAEPLRNLGKYTMADMIAARFNNKKIRGVAALNSIAISIFYMIAQLVGAGALIKLLLGLDYTTSVLIVGALMTVYVVFGGMTATSWVQIVKAVLLMVGTFVISVMVFAKFDFNLMKMFEHLQTATPLGEKFLNPGNKFKIGLDTISLNLALVLGTAGLPHILIRFFTVKDATTARKSVVYATWIIGIFYVMTVFLGFGAAAFVGAANMDPAGNMGAPLLAQSIGGNFLFAFISAVAFATILAVVAGLVLTAASAFAHDFYGHVLKGGKASEKKQMQMAKWASVGVSIISILLALFAQKLNVAFLVSLAFAVAASANLPVILFTIFWRRFNTAGAITGMLVGLFSALILVALSPNVWNPEAGKAILVGEALFPLPNPGIVSIPLGFLAAWVGTLLSSQRNDDKYDEILVKANTGMQEPA, encoded by the coding sequence ATGAACGTGACCGCATTTTTGCTCTTCCTCGCGATCGTCGTACTGACGCTGGTCATCACGTACTACGCGTCGAAGAAAACCAATACGACCAGCGAATTTTACACGGCTGGCGGCGGTTTGACAGGGTGGCAAAACGGGCTTGCGATTGCGGGCGATTACATGTCGGCTGCCTCTTTTCTGGGCATCGCTGGCATGATCGCGCTAAACGGTTTCGACGGGTTCTTCTACAGCATCGGTTTCCTGGTGGCGTATCTGGTGGTGCTCTACCTGGTCGCGGAGCCGCTGCGCAACCTCGGGAAGTACACGATGGCAGATATGATCGCGGCGCGGTTCAACAACAAGAAGATCCGCGGGGTGGCAGCCCTGAACTCGATCGCGATCTCCATCTTTTACATGATCGCCCAGCTGGTAGGGGCGGGTGCGCTGATCAAGCTGCTGCTCGGCCTCGACTATACGACCTCCGTCCTGATCGTCGGTGCCTTGATGACCGTTTACGTGGTGTTTGGAGGCATGACGGCGACATCGTGGGTGCAGATCGTAAAAGCGGTGCTGCTGATGGTCGGTACGTTCGTCATCTCCGTGATGGTCTTCGCCAAATTCGATTTCAACTTGATGAAAATGTTCGAACACTTGCAGACGGCGACACCGTTGGGCGAAAAGTTCCTGAATCCCGGAAACAAGTTCAAGATCGGCCTGGACACGATCTCTCTCAATCTGGCACTGGTGCTTGGAACAGCAGGCCTGCCGCACATCCTCATTCGCTTCTTCACCGTAAAGGATGCGACGACAGCTCGCAAATCGGTGGTGTACGCCACCTGGATCATCGGGATCTTCTACGTCATGACCGTGTTCCTCGGATTCGGGGCGGCTGCTTTCGTAGGCGCAGCGAACATGGACCCGGCAGGGAATATGGGTGCGCCGCTGCTCGCGCAATCCATCGGCGGAAACTTCCTGTTCGCATTCATCTCGGCAGTGGCGTTCGCCACCATTCTCGCGGTCGTGGCGGGCTTGGTGCTCACGGCGGCCTCCGCGTTTGCCCATGACTTTTACGGACATGTGCTCAAGGGCGGCAAGGCGTCGGAGAAAAAGCAAATGCAGATGGCAAAATGGGCCTCTGTCGGAGTATCGATCATTTCCATCCTGCTCGCACTGTTTGCCCAAAAGCTGAATGTGGCGTTCCTCGTGTCGTTGGCCTTCGCGGTTGCGGCGAGCGCGAACCTGCCCGTCATCCTGTTCACCATCTTCTGGCGACGTTTCAACACGGCAGGGGCCATCACAGGAATGCTGGTCGGGCTGTTCAGCGCCCTGATTCTGGTTGCTTTGAGCCCGAACGTCTGGAATCCGGAAGCAGGAAAAGCGATCCTGGTGGGAGAAGCGCTCTTCCCGCTGCCAAACCCGGGGATCGTTTCCATCCCGCTCGGCTTCCTGGCTGCCTGGGTCGGCACCTTGCTGTCCAGTCAGCGCAACGATGACAAATACGACGAAATTTTGGTCAAGGCCAATACAGGAATGCAAGAGCCTGCATAG
- a CDS encoding cupin domain-containing protein, whose amino-acid sequence MKNEHLCKSTIFPLGQKVEQYFVGDAYLQMVFTDPKPLNTAIGNVTFAPGARNNWHSHQAGQVLLVTGGEGWYQEEGQPAQLLKTGDVVNIPAHVKHWHGATKDSWFVHLALTPGQTDWLEPVTDEEYRNLT is encoded by the coding sequence ATGAAAAACGAACATTTGTGCAAGAGCACGATCTTCCCATTGGGCCAAAAAGTAGAACAATATTTTGTGGGCGATGCTTACTTGCAGATGGTGTTTACGGATCCGAAGCCGCTGAATACAGCGATCGGGAATGTAACCTTTGCTCCTGGAGCTCGCAATAACTGGCACTCTCATCAGGCTGGGCAGGTCTTGTTGGTTACCGGCGGCGAGGGATGGTATCAAGAAGAAGGACAACCGGCTCAATTACTAAAAACAGGCGATGTGGTAAATATCCCGGCTCATGTAAAGCATTGGCATGGAGCAACGAAGGACAGTTGGTTTGTTCATCTAGCACTTACACCGGGGCAAACAGACTGGCTAGAACCCGTAACCGATGAAGAATATCGCAATCTTACGTAA
- a CDS encoding DUF485 domain-containing protein produces MGNSVSAQKSGDQGKSRNYAAIIQSESFQELLRRKKAFILPSSIFFFVFYFSLPILTSYFTILNTKAFGAISWAWVFGFAQFIMTWGLCILYTKRAKEFDVLVEKIKQENGGKKS; encoded by the coding sequence ATGGGCAATTCGGTTTCAGCACAGAAGAGCGGGGACCAGGGCAAGTCCCGGAACTACGCGGCGATTATCCAGTCTGAGTCTTTTCAAGAATTGTTGAGACGGAAGAAAGCATTCATCTTGCCATCATCCATCTTTTTCTTCGTCTTCTACTTCTCGCTCCCGATCTTGACCTCCTACTTCACGATCCTAAACACCAAGGCCTTTGGAGCCATCTCGTGGGCATGGGTGTTCGGGTTTGCGCAATTCATCATGACCTGGGGCCTCTGCATCCTGTACACCAAGCGCGCGAAGGAGTTCGATGTGCTGGTTGAGAAGATCAAGCAGGAAAATGGAGGGAAAAAATCATGA